One part of the Streptococcus sp. oral taxon 431 genome encodes these proteins:
- a CDS encoding cysteine hydrolase family protein produces MAKALISIDYTEDFVADHGKLTAGAPAQAISEAINQVTRLAFDRGDYIFFTIDAHKENDVFHPESKLFPPHNLIGTSGRNLYGKLAEFYQEQAQDSRVFWMDKRHYSAFSGTDLDIRLRERRVDTVILTGVLTDICVLHTAIDAYNLGYQIEVVKPAVASIWPENHQFALGHFKNTLGAKLLDENLIEIKE; encoded by the coding sequence ATGGCTAAGGCTTTAATTTCGATTGACTATACAGAAGATTTTGTAGCGGATCATGGAAAATTGACAGCAGGAGCTCCTGCTCAAGCAATATCAGAAGCAATCAATCAGGTAACTAGATTAGCATTTGATCGTGGAGATTATATTTTCTTTACCATTGATGCTCATAAGGAAAATGATGTCTTTCATCCAGAAAGTAAACTATTTCCCCCTCATAATCTGATTGGGACTAGCGGGCGTAATCTATATGGTAAGTTAGCTGAATTTTATCAGGAACAGGCCCAGGATAGTCGTGTTTTCTGGATGGACAAACGTCACTATTCAGCTTTTTCTGGCACAGATTTGGATATCCGTCTGAGAGAGCGTCGCGTGGATACAGTCATCTTAACAGGTGTTCTTACAGATATCTGTGTATTGCATACGGCTATCGATGCCTATAATCTTGGGTATCAGATAGAAGTTGTCAAGCCAGCAGTCGCATCCATTTGGCCTGAAAACCATCAGTTTGCACTTGGACATTTTAAGAATACATTAGGAGCGAA
- the codY gene encoding GTP-sensing pleiotropic transcriptional regulator CodY, whose protein sequence is MAHLLEKTRKITSILKRSEEKLQDDLPYNAITRQLADIIDCNACILNSKGRLLGYFMRYKTNNDRVEQFFQSKIFPEDYIQGANMIYDTEANLTVDHELSIFPVESRADFAEGLTTIAPIHVSGIRLGSLIIWRNDKKFEDEDLILVEIASTVVGIQLLNFQREEDEKNIRRRTAVTMAVNTLSYSELRAVSAILGELKGNEGQLTASVIADRIGITRSVIVNALRKLESAGIIESRSLGMKGTYLKVLIPDIFEEVKKRDY, encoded by the coding sequence ATGGCACATTTATTAGAAAAAACGAGAAAAATTACGTCTATCCTGAAGCGTTCGGAGGAGAAATTACAAGATGATCTTCCATATAATGCCATCACACGCCAATTAGCGGATATTATTGATTGCAACGCTTGTATCCTAAATAGTAAGGGACGTCTTTTAGGATATTTTATGCGCTACAAGACTAATAATGATCGTGTAGAGCAATTTTTCCAATCAAAAATTTTTCCTGAGGACTATATTCAAGGTGCAAATATGATTTACGATACAGAAGCAAATCTGACTGTAGATCATGAATTAAGCATCTTTCCAGTTGAGAGTCGTGCAGATTTCGCAGAAGGTTTGACAACCATTGCTCCAATCCATGTTTCTGGGATTCGTTTGGGATCTTTGATTATCTGGCGTAATGATAAGAAATTCGAAGATGAGGATTTGATTCTTGTTGAGATTGCTAGTACGGTGGTTGGTATTCAGCTTTTGAACTTCCAACGTGAAGAAGACGAGAAAAATATCCGTCGTCGTACAGCCGTAACGATGGCAGTCAACACCCTTTCTTACTCTGAGTTACGAGCAGTATCAGCTATTTTGGGTGAATTGAAAGGCAATGAAGGACAATTAACTGCGTCAGTCATTGCAGACCGTATCGGTATTACGCGTTCTGTGATTGTCAATGCCCTTCGAAAACTCGAATCAGCAGGAATTATTGAAAGTCGTTCACTGGGGATGAAGGGAACTTATCTTAAGGTCTTGATCCCAGATATCTTTGAAGAAGTGAAAAAGAGGGACTATTAA
- a CDS encoding DEAD/DEAH box helicase, producing MKFNEFNLSADLLAEIEKAGFVEASPIQEQTIPLALEGKDVIGQAQTGTGKTAAFGLPTLEKIRTEEATIQALVIAPTRELAVQSQEELFRFGRSKGVKVRSVYGGSSIEKQIKALKSGAHIVVGTPGRLLDLIKRKALKLQDIETLILDEADEMLNMGFLEDIEAIISRVPENRQTLLFSATMPDAIKRIGVQFMKEPEHVKIAAKELTTELVDQYYIRVKEQEKFDTMTRLMDVDQPELSIVFGRTKRRVDELTRGLKIRGFRAEGIHGDLDQNKRLRVLRDFKNGNLDVLVATDVAARGLDISGVTHVYNYDIPQDPESYVHRIGRTGRAGKSGQSITFVSPNEMGYLQIIENLTKKRMKGLKPASAEEAFQAKKQVALKKIERDFANEEIRSNFEKFGKDARQLASEFSPEELAMYILSLTVQDPDSLPEVEIAREKPLPFKPSGGGFGGKGKGGRRGDDRRDRDRRRDNRRGERRDDFKKGSRKNDRFEKEKRYRKDNKKPRNTSSEKKTGFVIRNKGDK from the coding sequence GTGAAATTTAATGAATTTAATCTTTCTGCTGATTTGTTAGCAGAAATTGAAAAAGCAGGATTTGTAGAAGCAAGTCCTATCCAAGAGCAAACTATTCCTTTGGCTCTTGAAGGAAAAGATGTTATCGGTCAAGCACAGACTGGTACAGGGAAAACAGCAGCCTTTGGCTTACCAACCCTTGAAAAAATTCGTACAGAAGAAGCAACTATCCAAGCTTTGGTAATTGCCCCAACTCGTGAACTGGCTGTTCAAAGCCAAGAAGAGCTTTTCCGCTTTGGTCGAAGCAAGGGTGTAAAAGTTCGTTCAGTCTATGGTGGTTCAAGTATTGAAAAACAAATCAAGGCTCTTAAATCAGGAGCTCATATCGTAGTAGGAACACCAGGACGACTTCTTGACCTCATTAAACGCAAGGCCTTGAAATTGCAGGACATTGAAACTCTTATCCTTGACGAAGCAGATGAAATGCTCAACATGGGATTCCTTGAAGACATCGAAGCAATCATCTCTCGTGTACCAGAAAATCGTCAAACCTTGCTCTTTTCAGCAACTATGCCAGATGCTATCAAACGTATTGGTGTTCAGTTCATGAAAGAACCTGAGCATGTGAAGATTGCTGCTAAAGAATTAACAACAGAACTGGTAGACCAGTACTATATCCGTGTTAAAGAACAAGAAAAATTCGACACCATGACTCGTCTTATGGATGTTGATCAACCTGAGTTGTCAATCGTTTTTGGTCGTACCAAACGTCGTGTAGATGAGTTAACTCGTGGACTTAAAATCCGTGGTTTCCGTGCAGAAGGGATTCATGGAGATTTGGACCAAAACAAACGTCTTCGTGTCCTTCGTGATTTTAAAAATGGCAATCTTGATGTCTTAGTTGCAACAGACGTGGCTGCTCGTGGTTTGGATATTTCAGGTGTAACTCATGTTTACAACTATGATATCCCACAAGATCCTGAGAGTTATGTTCACCGTATCGGTCGTACAGGTCGTGCAGGTAAGTCAGGTCAGTCTATTACCTTCGTTTCACCTAATGAAATGGGTTATCTACAAATCATTGAGAACTTGACTAAGAAACGTATGAAAGGTCTCAAACCTGCAAGTGCAGAAGAAGCCTTCCAAGCTAAGAAGCAAGTAGCTCTTAAGAAAATTGAACGTGATTTTGCGAATGAGGAGATTCGTAGCAACTTTGAGAAGTTTGGCAAGGATGCTCGTCAATTAGCCTCAGAATTCAGCCCAGAAGAATTGGCTATGTATATCCTCAGCTTAACTGTTCAAGACCCAGATAGTCTTCCTGAGGTTGAGATTGCACGTGAAAAACCTTTACCATTTAAACCATCTGGTGGTGGCTTTGGTGGCAAAGGTAAGGGAGGTCGTCGTGGAGATGACCGTCGCGATCGAGATCGCCGTCGCGACAATCGACGTGGTGAACGTCGAGATGACTTCAAAAAAGGCAGTCGCAAAAACGACCGCTTTGAGAAGGAAAAACGTTACCGTAAGGATAATAAAAAACCACGCAATACTTCAAGCGAGAAGAAAACTGGTTTTGTAATCCGTAACAAGGGTGATAAATAA
- a CDS encoding FAD-containing oxidoreductase translates to MLTYDLIVIGFGKAGKTLAAKLASAGKKVALIERNKAMYGGTCINIGCIPTKTLLVAAEKDLSFDEVMATKNTITSRLNGKNYATIAGTGVDIIDAEAHFVSNKVIEIQAGDEKQELTAETIVINTGAVSNVLPIPGLATSKNVFDSTGIQNLEQLPEKLGILGGGNIGLEFAGLYNKLGSKVTVLDAMDTFLPRAEPSIAALAKQYMEEDGIELLQNIHTTEIKNDGDQVLVVTENETYRFDALLYATGRKPNVEPLQLENTDIELTERGAIKVDKHCQTNVPGVFAVGDVNGGLQFTYISLDDFRVVYSYLAGDGSYTLENRLNVPNTMFITPALSQVGLTESQAADLKLPYAVKEIPVAAMPRGHVNGDLRGAFKAVVNTETKEILGATIFSEGSQEIINIITVAMDNKIPYTYFTKQIFTHPTLAENLNDLFAI, encoded by the coding sequence ATGTTAACATACGATTTAATTGTTATTGGATTTGGTAAGGCAGGTAAAACTCTTGCTGCCAAACTAGCTTCAGCTGGTAAAAAAGTTGCCCTTATCGAACGCAACAAAGCAATGTACGGTGGAACTTGTATCAACATCGGTTGTATTCCAACTAAAACCTTGTTAGTTGCTGCAGAAAAGGACTTGTCATTTGACGAGGTTATGGCAACAAAAAATACGATTACCAGCCGCCTCAATGGTAAAAACTATGCTACGATCGCTGGTACTGGAGTTGATATCATTGATGCCGAAGCCCACTTTGTTTCAAACAAGGTAATCGAAATTCAAGCTGGAGATGAAAAACAAGAACTAACTGCTGAAACTATCGTTATCAATACTGGTGCTGTTTCAAACGTTTTGCCAATTCCAGGTCTTGCAACTAGTAAGAATGTCTTTGACTCAACAGGCATCCAAAACTTGGAACAATTGCCAGAAAAACTTGGAATTCTTGGTGGTGGAAATATCGGTCTTGAGTTTGCTGGTCTCTACAATAAACTCGGAAGCAAGGTAACAGTCTTAGATGCAATGGACACCTTCTTACCTCGTGCAGAACCTTCCATCGCAGCTCTTGCTAAACAATACATGGAAGAAGACGGCATCGAATTACTTCAAAACATCCATACTACTGAAATCAAAAACGATGGTGACCAAGTTCTTGTTGTGACTGAAAATGAAACCTATCGTTTCGATGCCCTTCTCTATGCAACAGGACGTAAACCAAATGTTGAACCACTTCAACTTGAAAATACAGATATTGAACTAACTGAACGTGGTGCGATTAAGGTGGACAAACACTGTCAAACAAACGTTCCTGGTGTCTTTGCAGTTGGAGATGTCAATGGTGGACTTCAATTCACTTACATTTCACTTGATGACTTCCGTGTTGTCTACAGCTACCTTGCTGGTGATGGCAGCTACACACTTGAAAACCGTCTCAATGTTCCAAACACCATGTTCATCACACCTGCACTTTCACAAGTTGGTTTGACTGAAAGCCAAGCAGCTGATTTGAAACTTCCATACGCTGTCAAGGAAATCCCTGTTGCTGCTATGCCTCGTGGTCATGTAAATGGTGACCTTCGTGGAGCTTTCAAAGCTGTGGTTAATACTGAAACCAAAGAAATTCTCGGTGCAACTATCTTCTCTGAAGGATCACAAGAAATCATCAACATTATTACTGTTGCTATGGACAACAAAATCCCATACACTTACTTCACAAAACAAATCTTCACTCACCCAACCTTGGCTGAGAACTTGAATGACTTGTTTGCGATTTAA
- the murT gene encoding lipid II isoglutaminyl synthase subunit MurT, which produces MKLKTTLGLLAGRSSHFILSRLGRGSTLPGKLALQFDKDILQHLAKNYEIVVVTGTNGKTLTTALTVGILKEIYGQVLTNPSGANMITGITTTFLTAKSSKTGKNIAVLEIDEASLSRICDYIQPSLFVITNIFRDQMDRYGEIYTTYNMILDAIRKVPTATVLLNGDSPLFYKPTIPNPVQYFGFDLEKGPAKLAHYNTEGILCPECQSILKYELNTYANLGAYICENCGCKRPDLDYRLTELVELTNNRSRFVIDGQEYGIQIGGLYNIYNALAAVAIARYLGADSQLIKQGFDKSRAVFGRQETFHIGDKECTLVLIKNPVGATQAIEMIKLAPYPFILSVLLNANYADGIDTSWIWDADFEQITEMDIPEINAGGVRHSEIARRLRVTGYPADKITETSSLEQVLKTIEAQDCKHAYILATYTAMLEFRELLANRQLVRKEMN; this is translated from the coding sequence ATGAAATTAAAAACTACTTTGGGTCTTCTTGCTGGGCGTTCTTCTCATTTTATTTTGAGTCGTCTTGGACGTGGAAGTACGCTCCCTGGAAAACTTGCCCTTCAATTTGATAAAGATATTTTACAACATTTAGCGAAGAACTACGAGATTGTTGTAGTAACTGGTACCAATGGAAAAACCTTGACGACCGCTCTCACTGTTGGTATCCTAAAGGAAATTTATGGTCAAGTTTTGACCAATCCAAGTGGTGCCAACATGATCACAGGGATTACAACTACCTTTTTGACTGCAAAATCTTCAAAAACTGGAAAAAATATTGCCGTTCTAGAAATCGACGAAGCCAGTCTATCTCGTATCTGTGACTATATCCAGCCTAGCCTTTTCGTCATCACCAATATCTTCCGTGACCAAATGGACCGCTACGGTGAGATCTATACGACCTACAACATGATTTTGGACGCTATTCGAAAAGTTCCTACTGCTACTGTTCTGCTGAATGGTGACAGTCCTCTTTTCTACAAACCTACAATTCCAAATCCTGTTCAGTATTTTGGTTTTGATCTAGAAAAAGGTCCAGCAAAGCTTGCTCACTACAATACTGAAGGTATCCTCTGCCCTGAATGTCAAAGTATTTTGAAATATGAGCTAAATACATATGCCAACTTAGGAGCTTATATCTGCGAAAACTGTGGATGTAAACGTCCTGACTTGGACTACCGTCTGACAGAATTGGTTGAGTTAACCAACAATCGTTCTCGCTTCGTTATCGATGGTCAGGAATATGGTATTCAAATCGGTGGTCTCTACAACATCTACAATGCTCTGGCTGCAGTTGCTATCGCCCGTTACCTAGGCGCTGATTCTCAACTGATCAAACAAGGTTTTGACAAGAGTCGAGCTGTTTTTGGACGCCAAGAAACATTCCATATCGGTGACAAGGAATGCACACTGGTTCTCATCAAGAATCCTGTTGGTGCTACCCAAGCTATTGAAATGATAAAACTAGCTCCTTATCCATTTATTCTATCTGTTCTCCTCAATGCGAATTATGCAGACGGGATTGATACCAGCTGGATTTGGGATGCTGATTTTGAACAAATTACTGAGATGGATATCCCAGAAATCAACGCCGGTGGCGTTCGTCATTCTGAAATTGCTCGTCGTCTTCGAGTAACTGGTTATCCAGCTGATAAAATCACTGAAACAAGCAGTCTGGAACAAGTTCTTAAAACGATTGAAGCTCAAGACTGCAAGCATGCTTATATCCTTGCGACTTATACGGCCATGCTGGAATTCCGAGAATTACTAGCCAATCGTCAGCTTGTTAGAAAGGAGATGAATTAA
- the gatD gene encoding lipid II isoglutaminyl synthase subunit GatD, giving the protein MVYTSLSSKDGNYPYQLNIAHLYGNLMNTYGDNGNILMLKYVAEKLGAHVTVDIVSLHDDFDENHYDIAFFGGGQDFEQSIIAGDLPAKKESINNFIQNDGVVLAICGGFQLLGQYYIEASGRRIEGLGVMGHYTLNQTNNRFIGDIKIHNEEFNETYYGFENHQGRTFLSDDQKPLGQVVYGNGNNEEKVGEGVHYKNVFGSYFHGPILSRNANLAYRLVTTALKKKYGQDIVLPAYEDILSQEVAEEYSDVKSKAEFN; this is encoded by the coding sequence ATGGTTTATACTTCACTTTCCTCAAAAGACGGCAACTATCCTTACCAGCTAAATATCGCCCACCTCTATGGTAACCTCATGAATACCTACGGAGATAACGGGAATATCCTTATGCTCAAGTACGTAGCTGAAAAACTTGGGGCCCATGTAACAGTTGATATCGTTTCACTTCATGATGATTTCGATGAAAATCATTACGATATCGCCTTTTTCGGTGGTGGCCAAGACTTTGAACAAAGTATCATTGCTGGTGATTTGCCTGCAAAAAAAGAAAGCATTAACAACTTTATCCAAAATGATGGTGTCGTCCTTGCTATCTGTGGTGGTTTCCAACTATTGGGTCAGTATTATATTGAAGCTTCCGGAAGACGCATAGAAGGTCTAGGTGTCATGGGACACTATACCCTTAATCAAACCAACAACCGCTTTATCGGTGACATTAAGATTCATAATGAAGAGTTTAATGAAACTTATTATGGATTTGAAAATCACCAAGGCCGCACCTTCCTCTCAGATGACCAAAAACCACTCGGCCAGGTTGTCTATGGAAATGGCAACAACGAAGAAAAGGTCGGTGAAGGTGTTCACTATAAAAATGTTTTCGGTTCTTATTTCCACGGGCCTATCCTATCTCGTAATGCCAACCTTGCCTATCGTTTGGTCACTACTGCCCTCAAGAAAAAATACGGTCAGGACATCGTCCTTCCAGCTTATGAGGATATTCTGAGCCAAGAAGTCGCTGAAGAATACAGCGATGTGAAAAGCAAGGCAGAATTTAACTAA
- a CDS encoding M24 family metallopeptidase: MSKLQQILTYLESEKLDVAVVSDPVTINYLTGFYSDPHERQMFLFVLADQEPLLFVPALEVERATSTVSFPVVGYVDSENPWKKIQNALPQLDFKRVAVEFDNLILTKYHGLKTVFESAEFENLTPLIQRMRLIKSADEVQKMMVAGVYADKSVKVGFDNISLDNTETDIIAQIDFTMKREGYEMSFDTMVLTGDNAANPHGIPGANKVEKDALLLFDLGVMVNGYASDMTRTVAVGKPDQFKKDIYNLTLEAQQAALDFIKPGVTAHEVDRAAREVIEKAGYGEYFNHRLGHGIGMDVHEFPSIMEGNDMVIEEGMCFSVEPGIYIPGKVGVRIEDCGVVTKDGFDLFTSTSKDLLYFD, encoded by the coding sequence ATGTCTAAATTACAACAAATCTTAACTTATCTTGAATCAGAAAAGCTAGACGTCGCTGTCGTATCTGACCCCGTCACTATTAATTACCTCACTGGCTTTTACAGTGATCCACACGAACGTCAAATGTTCCTTTTTGTCCTTGCAGATCAGGAACCGCTTCTCTTCGTTCCAGCACTTGAGGTTGAACGTGCGACTAGCACTGTCTCTTTCCCAGTAGTGGGCTACGTGGACTCTGAAAATCCTTGGAAGAAGATCCAAAACGCCTTGCCACAGCTTGATTTCAAACGTGTAGCAGTTGAGTTTGACAATCTCATCTTGACTAAATACCACGGTTTGAAAACTGTCTTTGAAAGTGCTGAGTTTGAGAACTTAACTCCATTGATCCAACGCATGCGCTTGATCAAATCAGCAGATGAAGTGCAAAAGATGATGGTTGCAGGTGTCTATGCTGATAAGTCTGTCAAGGTTGGTTTTGACAATATCTCTCTTGATAATACGGAAACAGATATCATCGCGCAGATTGACTTTACTATGAAACGTGAAGGTTATGAAATGAGCTTTGACACCATGGTCTTAACAGGAGATAACGCTGCAAATCCGCATGGTATCCCTGGAGCTAACAAGGTTGAAAAAGATGCCCTTCTCCTCTTTGACCTCGGAGTTATGGTCAACGGCTATGCATCAGATATGACTCGTACAGTCGCTGTTGGTAAACCTGACCAGTTCAAGAAGGATATCTACAACCTAACTCTTGAGGCCCAACAAGCAGCTCTTGACTTTATCAAACCTGGCGTAACAGCCCATGAGGTTGACCGTGCAGCTCGTGAAGTGATTGAAAAAGCTGGCTACGGTGAGTACTTCAACCACCGTCTCGGTCATGGGATCGGTATGGATGTCCACGAATTCCCATCTATCATGGAAGGAAACGACATGGTCATCGAAGAAGGCATGTGCTTCTCAGTTGAACCTGGTATCTACATTCCTGGTAAAGTTGGTGTCCGCATCGAAGATTGTGGTGTTGTAACTAAGGATGGCTTCGACCTCTTTACAAGTACCAGCAAAGATTTGCTTTATTTTGATTAA
- a CDS encoding GNAT family N-acetyltransferase: protein MKALGTQTIETERLILRRFVEGDARAMFDNWASRSENLTYVTWNPHLNIEQTRNSIGNWVASYDNPNYYKWAICLKENPDYVIGDISLVSVDEENSSCEIGYILGMDYWGRGLITEALKAVLSYCLDEIGFEEVDACYVSLNPASGRVMEKVGMTFWKTIPNAVERKDYIADKIYYQIKK from the coding sequence ATGAAAGCACTAGGTACACAAACTATAGAAACTGAACGATTGATCTTGAGGAGATTTGTGGAAGGTGATGCTCGAGCCATGTTTGATAATTGGGCTTCACGCTCAGAAAATCTAACTTATGTGACTTGGAATCCACACCTGAATATCGAACAGACTCGAAACTCTATTGGCAATTGGGTAGCATCCTATGACAATCCTAACTATTACAAATGGGCCATTTGTCTCAAAGAAAATCCAGACTATGTCATTGGAGATATTAGTCTGGTCAGTGTGGATGAAGAAAACTCTAGCTGTGAGATTGGATATATCTTAGGGATGGACTACTGGGGACGAGGACTCATAACAGAAGCTTTGAAGGCAGTTTTATCATACTGTCTAGATGAGATTGGATTTGAAGAGGTTGATGCTTGCTATGTAAGTCTAAACCCAGCATCTGGTCGTGTTATGGAAAAGGTGGGTATGACTTTTTGGAAGACGATTCCAAATGCAGTTGAACGAAAAGATTATATAGCTGATAAAATTTATTATCAAATCAAAAAATAA
- the nadE gene encoding ammonia-dependent NAD(+) synthetase, giving the protein MTLQESIIQQLGVKPVIDPQEEIRRSVDFLKRYLKKHPFLKSFVLGISGGQDSTLAGRLAQLAMEEMRAETGDDSYKFIAVRLPYGVQADEDDAQKALAFIRPDVSLVVNIKESADAMTTAVEATGSPVSDFNKGNIKARSRMIAQYALAGAHSGAVIGTDHAAENITGFFTKFGDGGADILPLYRLNKRQGKQLLKELGADPALYEKIPTADLEEEKPGIADEVALGVTYAEIDDYLEGKQVSPEAQATIEKWWHKGQHKRHLPITVFDTFWE; this is encoded by the coding sequence ATGACCTTACAAGAAAGTATTATTCAACAATTAGGAGTAAAACCTGTGATTGATCCACAGGAGGAAATTCGTCGTTCTGTTGATTTTTTAAAGCGATATCTAAAAAAGCATCCCTTCCTTAAAAGTTTTGTATTGGGCATTTCTGGTGGTCAAGACTCGACTTTAGCTGGTCGCCTTGCCCAACTAGCTATGGAAGAAATGCGAGCAGAAACTGGAGATGATTCTTATAAATTTATCGCTGTTCGCCTGCCGTATGGAGTGCAAGCTGACGAGGATGATGCGCAAAAAGCACTAGCTTTTATCCGACCAGATGTGAGCTTGGTCGTTAATATCAAGGAATCTGCTGATGCTATGACAACAGCAGTGGAAGCAACAGGCAGTCCTGTTTCAGATTTTAACAAGGGAAATATCAAGGCTCGTAGTCGTATGATTGCCCAATATGCACTCGCAGGAGCTCATAGTGGAGCAGTTATCGGGACTGACCATGCTGCGGAAAATATCACAGGTTTCTTTACCAAATTTGGTGACGGTGGTGCAGATATTCTCCCACTTTATCGCCTCAATAAACGCCAAGGAAAACAACTTTTGAAGGAGCTTGGAGCTGATCCAGCCCTCTATGAAAAAATCCCAACAGCAGATTTGGAAGAAGAAAAACCAGGTATTGCAGACGAAGTAGCATTAGGAGTTACTTACGCAGAAATTGATGACTACCTCGAAGGTAAACAAGTCAGCCCAGAAGCCCAAGCAACCATTGAAAAATGGTGGCACAAAGGCCAACACAAACGCCATCTACCAATCACAGTGTTTGATACGTTTTGGGAGTAA